One region of Brassica napus cultivar Da-Ae chromosome A10, Da-Ae, whole genome shotgun sequence genomic DNA includes:
- the LOC106370973 gene encoding O-fucosyltransferase 1 isoform X1 codes for MRRLGHHRLHGKAGGVGTKGMVAKLSIGVIVLLICTLSLLFSFNIGGSPEPTRPSKINVEELWESADSGGWRPSSAPRSDWPPPTKETNGYLRVRCNGGLNQQRSAICNAVLAARIMNATLVLPELDANSFWHDANGFQGIYDVEHFIETLKYDVRIVGKIPDVHKNGKTKKIKAFQIRPPRDAPIDWYLTTALKAMKEHSAIYLTPFSHRLAEEIDNPEYQRLRCRVNYHALRFKPHIMKLSESIVDKLRSQGHFMSIHLRFEMDMLAFAGCFDIFNPEEQKILRKYRKENFAEKRLIYNERRAIGKCPLTPEEVGLILRAMRFDNSTRIYLAAGELFGGERFMSPFRTLFPRLDNHSSVDPSEELSASSQGLIGSAVDYMVCLLSDIFMPTYDGPSNFANNLLGHRLYYGFRTTIRPDRKALAPIFIAREKGKTAGFEEAVRRVMLKTNFGGPHKRVSPESFYTNSWPDCFCQMNPKKSSDKCPPDNVVEILESRLESVGDPDSTSQTNSTVAGLER; via the exons ATGCGAAG GTTAGGGCACCACCGTCTCCATGGGAAGGCGGGAGGAGTTGGAACGAAGGGGATGGTGGCGAAACTCTCCATCGGAGTCATAGTTCTACTGATCTGTACTCTCTCGCTGCTTTTCTCGTTTAACATCGGTGGTAGTCCCGAGCCGACGCGTCCTTCTAAG ATAAACGTGGAGGAGCTTTGGGAGAGTGCTGATTCTGGTGGTTGGAGACCATCTTCCGCTCCACGATCTGACTGGCCTC CTCCGACGAAGGAGACGAATGGTTATCTTCGTGTTCGGTGTAATGGTGGTTTGAATCAGCAACGTAGTGCG ATATGTAATGCAGTACTTGCTGCTCGGATCATGAATGCTACACTTGTGTTGCCCGAACTAGATGCAAACTCGTTTTGGCATGATGCCAA TGGATTCCAGGGAATATATGACGTAGAACATTTTATTGAGACACTGAAGTATGATGTTAGGATTGTGGGAAAGATCCCCGATGTTCACAAAAATGGGAAAACCAAGAAGATCAAAGCGTTTCAG ATTCGTCCTCCTCGAGATGCTCCTATTGATTGGTACCTGACAACTGCTCTAAAGGCAATGAAAGAACATAGTGCTATCTATCTTACACCTTTTTCACATCGGTTGGCGGAGGAAATTGACAATCCTGAGTATCAACGGTTAAGGTGCAGAGTGAACTACCATGCTTTGAGATTCAAGCCACACATCATGAAGTTGAGTGAATCAATTGTTGACAAACTCCGGTCACAGGGCCACTTCATGTCTATCCATCTTCGTTTCGAAATGGATATGTTGGCTTTTGCAGG GTGCTTTGACATATTTAACCCTGAGGAACAGAAGATACTTAGGAAGTACCGTAAAGAGAATTTCGCAGAGAAAAGGCTTATCTACAATGAAAGAAGGGCTATCGGGAAGTGTCCACTGACCCCTGAGGAG GTAGGTCTTATATTACGAGCGATGAGATTCGACAACTCCACAAGGATATACCTAGCAGCTGGTGAGCTTTTTGGCGGGGAAAGGTTCATGTCACCGTTTCGTACCTTATTCCCACGGCTTGACAACCATAGCTCGGTGGACCCCTCTGAGGAGCTGTCAGCAAGCTCACAAGGATTAATAGGATCAGCTGTGGATTACATGGTCTGTCTCCTTTCCGACATTTTCATGCCAACATACGATGGACCGAGCAACTTCGCCAACAACCTCTTAGGTCATCGCCTCTACTACGGTTTCCGCACCACGATCAGACCGGACAGAAAGGCTTTAGCTCCAATCTTCATAGCTAGAGAGAAAGGAAAAACCGCTGGGTTCGAAGAAGCAGTGAGGCGAGTAATGCTGAAAACGAACTTCGGAGGGCCTCACAAACGCGTATCTCCTGAGTCGTTTTACACGAACTCATGGCCTGATTGTTTCTGTCAGATGAATCCGAAGAAGTCCAGTGACAAATGCCCGCCGGATAATGTTGTAGAGATTCTTGAAAGTCGGTTAGAGAGTGTGGGGGATCCGGATTCAACTTCTCAGACGAATTCCACGGTCGCTGGATTAGAACGGTAA
- the LOC106370973 gene encoding O-fucosyltransferase 1 isoform X2 — translation MFLSSPTKETNGYLRVRCNGGLNQQRSAICNAVLAARIMNATLVLPELDANSFWHDANGFQGIYDVEHFIETLKYDVRIVGKIPDVHKNGKTKKIKAFQIRPPRDAPIDWYLTTALKAMKEHSAIYLTPFSHRLAEEIDNPEYQRLRCRVNYHALRFKPHIMKLSESIVDKLRSQGHFMSIHLRFEMDMLAFAGCFDIFNPEEQKILRKYRKENFAEKRLIYNERRAIGKCPLTPEEVGLILRAMRFDNSTRIYLAAGELFGGERFMSPFRTLFPRLDNHSSVDPSEELSASSQGLIGSAVDYMVCLLSDIFMPTYDGPSNFANNLLGHRLYYGFRTTIRPDRKALAPIFIAREKGKTAGFEEAVRRVMLKTNFGGPHKRVSPESFYTNSWPDCFCQMNPKKSSDKCPPDNVVEILESRLESVGDPDSTSQTNSTVAGLER, via the exons ATGTTTTTGAGCT CTCCGACGAAGGAGACGAATGGTTATCTTCGTGTTCGGTGTAATGGTGGTTTGAATCAGCAACGTAGTGCG ATATGTAATGCAGTACTTGCTGCTCGGATCATGAATGCTACACTTGTGTTGCCCGAACTAGATGCAAACTCGTTTTGGCATGATGCCAA TGGATTCCAGGGAATATATGACGTAGAACATTTTATTGAGACACTGAAGTATGATGTTAGGATTGTGGGAAAGATCCCCGATGTTCACAAAAATGGGAAAACCAAGAAGATCAAAGCGTTTCAG ATTCGTCCTCCTCGAGATGCTCCTATTGATTGGTACCTGACAACTGCTCTAAAGGCAATGAAAGAACATAGTGCTATCTATCTTACACCTTTTTCACATCGGTTGGCGGAGGAAATTGACAATCCTGAGTATCAACGGTTAAGGTGCAGAGTGAACTACCATGCTTTGAGATTCAAGCCACACATCATGAAGTTGAGTGAATCAATTGTTGACAAACTCCGGTCACAGGGCCACTTCATGTCTATCCATCTTCGTTTCGAAATGGATATGTTGGCTTTTGCAGG GTGCTTTGACATATTTAACCCTGAGGAACAGAAGATACTTAGGAAGTACCGTAAAGAGAATTTCGCAGAGAAAAGGCTTATCTACAATGAAAGAAGGGCTATCGGGAAGTGTCCACTGACCCCTGAGGAG GTAGGTCTTATATTACGAGCGATGAGATTCGACAACTCCACAAGGATATACCTAGCAGCTGGTGAGCTTTTTGGCGGGGAAAGGTTCATGTCACCGTTTCGTACCTTATTCCCACGGCTTGACAACCATAGCTCGGTGGACCCCTCTGAGGAGCTGTCAGCAAGCTCACAAGGATTAATAGGATCAGCTGTGGATTACATGGTCTGTCTCCTTTCCGACATTTTCATGCCAACATACGATGGACCGAGCAACTTCGCCAACAACCTCTTAGGTCATCGCCTCTACTACGGTTTCCGCACCACGATCAGACCGGACAGAAAGGCTTTAGCTCCAATCTTCATAGCTAGAGAGAAAGGAAAAACCGCTGGGTTCGAAGAAGCAGTGAGGCGAGTAATGCTGAAAACGAACTTCGGAGGGCCTCACAAACGCGTATCTCCTGAGTCGTTTTACACGAACTCATGGCCTGATTGTTTCTGTCAGATGAATCCGAAGAAGTCCAGTGACAAATGCCCGCCGGATAATGTTGTAGAGATTCTTGAAAGTCGGTTAGAGAGTGTGGGGGATCCGGATTCAACTTCTCAGACGAATTCCACGGTCGCTGGATTAGAACGGTAA
- the LOC106370972 gene encoding probable sucrose-phosphate synthase 3 has translation MAGNEWINGYLEAILDSQAQGIEETQQKPQTSVALRDGEGEFFNPTKYFVEEVVTGVDETDLHRTWLKVVATRNSRERNSRLENMCWRIWHLTRKKKQLEWEDSQRVANRRLEREQGRRDATEDLFEDLSEGEKGDGLGEIVQPETPRRQLQRNSSSVDIWSDDKKENRLYVVLISLHGLVRGENMELGSDSDTGGQVKYVVELARALARMPGVYRVDLFTRQICSSEVDWSYAEPTEMLTTASAEDCDGDETGESSGAYIIRIPFGPRDKYLPKEILWPYIQEFVDGALAHILNMSKVLGEQIGNGKPVWPYVIHGHYADAGDSAALLSGALNVPMVLTGHSLGRNKLEQLLKQGRQSKEDINSTYKIKRRIEAEELSLDAAELVITSTRQEIDEQWGLYDGFDVKLEKVLRARARRGVNCHGRYMPRMAVIPPGMDFTNVVVQEETLEGDGELASLAGGAEGSSPKAVPTIWSDVMRFFTNPHKPMILALSRPDPKKNITTLLKAFGECRHLRELANLTLIMGNRDDIDELPSGNASVLTTALKLIDKYDLYGSVAYPKHHKQSDVPDIYRLAANTKGVFINPALVEPFGLTLIEAAAHGLPMVATKNGGPVDILQALHNGLLVDPHDQEAIANALLKLVSEKNLWNECRINGWKNIHLFSWPEHCRTYLTRVASCRMRHPQWQTDADEMAAQEDEFSLNDSLKDVQDMSLRLSVDGDKPSWNASLEPNSNDPVKQIMSRMKQPETKSKPEVQGKKQGDNVGSRFPVLRRRERLIVIAVDCYNEEGAVDVKSMVTMIQNIIKAVRSDPKMAKNSGFALSTSMPLDELTSFFKSAKIQVSEFDTLICSSGSEVYYPGAEEGKLLPDPDYASHIDYRWGNEGLKNTVWKLMNTTAVGGEARNKGSPSLVEEDKPSSNEHCVAYLIKDRSKVMRIDDLRQKLRLRGLRCHPMYCRNSTRLQIVPLLASRSQALRYLFVRWRLNVANMYVVVGEHGDTDYEELISGTHKTVIVKGLVTFGSDALLRSTDLRDDIVPSESPFIGFLKADSPVNEITDILKQLSKAAT, from the exons atggcggggaacgaGTGGATTAATGGCTACTTGGAGGCGATACTTGACAGCCAAGCTCAGGGGATCGAAGAAACACAGCAGAAACCTCAAACGTCCGTGGCTCTCAGAGACGGAGAAGGAGAGTTTTTCAACCCGACCAAATACTTCGTGGAGGAGGTCGTGACCGGAGTCGATGAGACCGATCTTCACCGTACTTGGCTCAAAGTCGTAGCCACTCGTAACTCCCGTGAGCGAAACTCTCGCTTAGAGAACATGTGCTGGAGAATATGGCATCTCACTCGCAAGAAGAAGCAG TTAGAGTGGGAGGATTCGCAGCGAGTAGCGAACAGGAGATTGGAGAGAGAGCAAGGAAGAAGAGATGCGACGGAGGATTTGTTTGAGGATTTATCAGAAGGAGAGAAAGGAGATGGTCTCGGAGAGATTGTTCAACCAGAGACACCTAGGAGACAACTGCAACGCAACTCGTCCAGTGTCGATATTTGGTCTGATGATAAAAAGGAGAATCGTCTTTACGTTGTCCTCATCAG TTTGCATGGGTTGGTTCGTGGTGAAAACATGGAGCTTGGTAGCGATTCTGACACTGGTGGACAG GTGAAATATGTAGTGGAGCTAGCTAGAGCTCTAGCGAGAATGCCTGGTGTGTACCGAGTAGATCTCTTCACACGCCAGATATGCTCATCAGAAGTCGACTGGAGCTACGCAGAGCCAACGGAGATGCTAACGACAGCTTCCGCTGAAGACTGCGACGGAGACGAAACAGGAGAAAGCAGTGGAGCTTACATCATCAGGATACCGTTTGGTCCGCGCGACAAGTACTTACCAAAAGAGATTCTCTGGCCTTACATCCAAGAGTTCGTTGATGGAGCCTTAGCTCACATTCTCAACATGTCGAAAGTCTTGGGAGAACAGATTGGGAACGGGAAGCCTGTATGGCCATACGTGATTCACGGGCACTACGCTGATGCGGGGGACAGTGCAGCTTTGCTTTCGGGTGCGTTGAACGTTCCTATGGTCTTGACGGGTCATTCTCTAGGAAGAAACAAGCTTGAGCAGCTTTTGAAACAAGGGAGGCAGTCAAAGGAGGATATAAACTCGACGTATAAGATCAAGAGGAGAATCGAAGCTGAGGAGCTTTCTCTTGATGCTGCGGAGCTTGTTATAACGAGTACGAGGCAGGAGATTGATGAGCAGTGGGGACTTTATGATGGGTTTGATGTTAAGCTTGAGAAAGTGTTGAGAGCTCGTGCTAGACGTGGTGTTAATTGTCACGGACGGTACATGCCAAGAATGGCG GTTATTCCACCAGGAATGGATTTCACAAACGTTGTGGTTCAAGAAGAGACACTTGAGGGCGATGGAGAGTTAGCTTCCTTAGCAGGAGGAGCCGAGGGATCTTCTCCTAAAGCGGTTCCAACTATATGGTCTGAT GTTATGAGATTTTTCACAAATCCTCACAAACCCATGATCTTGGCACTATCTAGACCAGATCCAAAGAAGAACATAACCACCCTTTTGAAAGCCTTTGGAGAATGTCGACATCTACGGGAGCTAGCTAATCTC ACTTTGATCATGGGGAATAGAGATGATATAGATGAGCTTCCATCTGGAAACGCAAGTGTTCTTACAACCGCCTTGAAACTCATTGACAAGTACGACCTTTACGGGTCTGTTGCGTATCCTAAACATCATAAACAGTCTGATGTTCCAGACATATACCGTCTCGCTGCAAATACAAAGGGTGTTTTCATTAATCCTGCTTTGGTTGAACCTTTTGGCCTTACTCTCATTGAG GCCGCGGCCCACGGGCTTCCCATGGTGGCCACCAAGAATGGAGGACCGGTCGATATACTTCAG GCATTGCATAACGGTTTGCTAGTGGATCCACATGATCAAGAAGCAATAGCTAACGCGTTACTGAAGTTGGTATCAGAGAAAAACCTATGGAACGAGTGTAGGATCAACGGTTGGAAGAACATACACTTGTTCTCATGGCCGGAGCATTGCCGGACTTACCTGACTCGTGTAGCCTCATGTCGTATGAGACATCCGCAGTGGCAAACGGACGCAGACGAAATGGCGGCTCAAGAGGACGAGTTTTCGCTCAACGACTCTCTTAAAGACGTTCAAGACATGTCTCTGAGACTCTCTGTGGATGGAGACAAACCTTCCTGGAACGCGTCTCTTGAACCGAATAGTAATGATCCGGTTAAACAGATCATGAGCCGGATGAAGCAACCTGAAACCAAGAGTAAACCGGAAGTGCAGGGGAAGAAGCAAGGAGATAACGTGGGGAGCAGGTTTCCTGTTTTACGGCGACGTGAACGGCTTATAGTTATAGCTGTTGATTGCTATAACGAGGAGGGAGCGGTAGATGTAAAATCTATGGTGACGATGATTCAGAACATCATCAAAGCCGTGAGATCGGATCCTAAGATGGCTAAGAACTCTGGTTTCGCGTTATCCACTTCGATGCCGCTTGATGAGTTGACTAGCTTCTTCAAGTCTGCTAAGATTCAGGTGAGCGAGTTCGACACGTTGATATGCAGCAGTGGGAGCGAAGTGTATTacccgggagctgaagaagggAAGCTTCTTCCTGATCCTGACTATGCATCGCATATAGATTATAGATGGGGTAATGAAGGGCTTAAGAACACTGTGTGGAAGCTGATGAATACGACAGCTGTTGGTGGAGAAGCTAGGAACAAAGGCTCACCGAGTCTTGTCGAGGAGGATAAGCCATCGAGCAATGAGCATTGCGTTGCTTATTTGATCAAAGATCGTTCCAAG GTGATGAGAATTGATGACTTGCGTCAGAAGTTACGTCTAAGAGGTCTTCGTTGCCATCCAATGTACTGTCGGAACTCGACAAGATTGCAGATCGTTCCTCTTCTTGCTTCTCGCTCTCAAGCTCTTAG ATACTTGTTCGTGCGGTGGAGGCTTAACGTGGCGAACATGTACGTGGTGGTGGGAGAACACGGCGATACGGACTACGAGGAGCTTATCTCCGGCACACACAAGACGGTGATCGTTAAGGGGCTCGTGACTTTCGGCTCTGATGCTCTGCTCCGGTCTACAGACCTTCGAGACGACATCGTTCCGTCAGAGAGTCCTTTCATCGGTTTTCTCAAGGCTGACTCGCCGGTTAACGAGATAACCGATATTTTGAAGCAGCTGTCCAAAGCCGCTACTTGA
- the LOC106370971 gene encoding proline-rich receptor-like protein kinase PERK14, with amino-acid sequence MSTPDPNSSASATATPPLVTASETPAPPANNLRPTPSQPPHAPPPPSLPYRAIAPVQHANPLQQTHNNLPNRRPNSPRQLHHHHQDPSTVLYPFAAHPPPGRGGFSVRPVRMSSPLVAGAVPPSVTVAGGNQSGYPGLPYNHRLAESMMQLMRARNPQIQHQVTRPGSGSPVGSGPMRGVPQFLQPRVAPPPTSILDTGRNKNARRRDALVLVRGRKVRITDEASLYSLSRSWLRNGAHEGMQSQRSDTMKALPKPLPLDVMEAAVPNDPAEKPTDEDKEDEESVKDLTEKDLLQGHIERAKKVRARLREERSRKIARYKGRLALLLPQSGEQCMKND; translated from the exons ATGTCGACTCCAGATCCCAACTCCTCCGCATCCGCAACGGCGACTCCGCCTCTCGTCACCGCATCCGAAACTCCGGCTCCACCTGCAAACAATCTCAGACCAACCCCGTCTCAGCCACCTCACGCTCCTCCGCCGCCGTCTCTGCCTTACAGagccatagctccggttcaGCACGCTAATCCGTTACAACAAACTCATAACAACCTCCCGAACCGGCGCCCTAATTCGCCTCGCCAGCTTCATCACCATCACCAAGATCCGTCGACGGTTCTTTACCCGTTTGCTGCTCATCCTCCTCCGGGTCGAGGAGGGTTTTCGGTCCGACCCGTCCGGATGAGCTCGCCGTTAGTCGCCGGTGCCGTTCCTCCTTCCGTGACGGTTGCGGGGGGTAATCAGAGCGGTTACCCGGGTTTGCCTTACAACCACCGGCTAGCGGAATCCATGATGCAGTTAATGAGGGCGAGGAATCCTCAGATTCAGCATCAGGTTACTCGTCCCGGGTCGGGTTCTCCTGTCGGGTCGGGTCCCATGAGAGGAGTTCCTCAATTTCTCCAACCGCGG GTTGCTCCTCCCCCAACTTCAATTCTAGACACTGGCAGGAATAAAAACGCCAG AAGGCGGGATGCGCTTGTCCTTGTTAGAGGGAGAAAG GTTAGAATCACTGATGAAGCTTCTCTATATTCACTTAGCCGATCGTGGTTGAGAAATGGTGCCCATGAAGGAATGCAG TCGCAAAGGAGCGATACAATGAAAGCGTTACCAAAACCATTACCTCTGGATGTGATGGAAGCAGCTGTGCCGAATGATCCAGCTGAAAAACCAACTGATGAAGATAAAGAG GACGAGGAATCTGTGAAGGACTTAACAGAGAAGGATCTTTTGCAAGGACACATCGAGAGAGCTAAGAAGGTCCGTGCACG aTTAAGAGAAGAACGGTCGAGGAAGATTGCGAGGTACAAAGGAAGATTGGCTCTTCTCCTGCCACAATCCGGAGAGCAGTGCATGAAGAACGATTAA